Genomic segment of Populus trichocarpa isolate Nisqually-1 chromosome 12, P.trichocarpa_v4.1, whole genome shotgun sequence:
TTCTTCCTTGTCCTTAAGAAGccttttattaagaaaaaggtCCAACTGGTTGAGATAATCTCTATTACCAGCCAAGTTAGTATTTTTGCTACTTGTTTCATTCTCTTGGAGAAGAAATTATCGACTAGAGAAGAAACCAGAGTTGGAATCTTCATGATTTTACTTTTCTTAATTGGATTCTTGGCACAAATGGTCAATGAATGGTACGCATTGTATAGACAGATAAAGTGGCTGGATCCCTCTGAGCAGTATTTCTTAACAGGTCTGAAAACTGCATCAATTggatttctcttgtttttcattCCGAGAAGATTGAGCCAAAACCTGGAAAGCAAACTACCAGCTAGACAGCATGGTGATAGAGAAACTGGGGGAGAGACTGGTTCTTCTGTTGACAGAAACAAAATCTCAGGGAGCAAGGGCTCTGGCAAGCCAGATAAACCATGGCAGAAACAACTAAGAGAATTAGCACGGGCCAGCTTCAGCAAAGAAAGAAGTGGATCACAGAATGATCCTTCAACCAGTCGAACTAAATGGAGTGGATTTTGGACAAACAAATGGAGTGGGAGCTCATCTCAAAAGACCTCTTCAGATTTAAAGTCCAAACCGAATCAGTTGTACAAAGATTTAGAAGACATTTTTGCATCAAAATGAGATTAAAGGATTGAGGAACATATCATGGTATTTTAACAGTGACTTCATCCATTGGAAACAGCTGCCGTACACTTGGCGCAAGTTTTCATATTATAATATCTGTGATTCTGGCTCATTGTGCATACCCATCAAATTGGATTGCGCAAGTATTATTGATTAAAGTCTTGAGGAAGCTAGTTTTATTGAATGTAAATCTCAGGAATTTCAGCCAAATTCAAATTCTTCCTTGTCTCCTCAACACTTGAATTCTGCAGATAAACAATAACTACtgtatttttttgaatgtttttgaaCTCTATTGCAAATTCTTCATTCTTATAAAATTCTGTTTAGTTTTCATGGTATAAGAGCTATTGGCATACACCTAGAGATCTTTCACTACTATTTGCTATGGCTTTAATCTCTTCTGCTGCTACCTCCAATGTGAACTTTGCTCCACCTAACATTGGGCACCTTGTATCAATCAAACTTGAGTGATTCAAACTAGTCATCTCAGATTGTGCCAGTATTAAAAAGTCATGAATTGATAGGCTTCGTGGATGGTTCTGAACCGTGTCCATCAAAGTTCATTGATGATAATCCAGAGGATTCCTCACATTCTCTTAATCCAGATTATATTCTCTGGAATAAGAAAGATCAGTGTGTACTAAGTTGGATCAATGCTACTCTATCTGACAAAGTGTTAGCCTCTGTCTATGATATCACATCTGCACGTGAATGTatggataatgttttttaaacggttaaaaataatgttgttttagttttttacataataatataatgtttattTGAAAGTGCTATTTTTGGAACAATTTATAATCATAGAAATGCATGCATAACGGGAAGCTTTGTCATGCTATAAAGTCATTTTCATTTGGCTTGTTTGTGTTACCATTTACAGTAGAAAACATCGACtctattttcatttttggaCAAATATTTGTGGACAAGGTTGATTTCCCTCAAAATAATAGAGTATATATTTGTTCGATAGTGtcgatttttctaaaaaaaagacaGTGCGTAGAATGAATTTCTGCTCTGGTTTTGCTTCTTCAATTGCTTCCTTTTAGTGgaaaaaaccatgataaaacCCATTTATGTTCTGTACAATCAAgatattattcttgtttttaattacGAGGATCTAGCTCAATTAGTCGGATCTTGAATTTATTTCCCAAAGATCACCAGTTTGAATACCATAAATTTTAGGGCTATTGAAAGCTTACATGATCATCAATTTCAAGATCTTAGAAAATTAGTTAAAATGAGTATAAATTGGTTTGTAtatccaaagtaaaaaaaaaaaaagactcatttTCACAAATAAAAGAGAGTTCACCATTCATTGTGACATGGAGGACATTAACATCAAGGGTAATCCAATAATGAATAAACATCAAACACCAATATGTCTGATTGGAGATCCCACAGATGGGTGCATTTCTACCTCTTCAATGGCTTCTCCATCATCATATTCCTCCCTATCCTCGCTCCCAAAAGCCCAACTACATAGCAAATAGTAGAAGAAATTCACAAGACTCAGGAGGGAAAGAAGCCAGTAATAATAATCATAGTGACCTTTGTTCAGATTATCTGATACCCAACTGACTTTCCCTCCTCTTCTGGTCACATCATCCACAATTCCTATGATTAGACTGGCCACTAAGTTCCCTACTGCCATACCGAGTGAGAAAAGAGCAACTGCAATGCTTGTCATGGTCTTCGGAAACTGAGAGTAAAAGAAATCTATCTGCCCAACTGCACTGAAAGCCTCTCCTAAACCTACAAGGCAATACTGTGGAATTAGCCAATTTGCAGACATGTCAACGACATCCCTCGGATGATCTGCCAACCCTTGTCTCAATGCAGTAGCTCGTCGCTTGTTCTCCACTGCTCCTGCCGTTGCAGTGGCTATACATGAGATCACTATGCCAATACCCATACGTTGCTTATTGCTTAGTCCTTGAGGTCTATTGGTGAACTTGGCTAACAATGGGACTAAAAGTCGATCATAGACGGCAACCCATATTGTCAAAGCAAGGATTGTAAACACACCATAAGAGCCTGCTGGGAGTTTTTGGTTCCCTATGAAGTGCCTGTCCATGGTGGTGGCTTGGAGTACAGGGAATGCGTGTTGGTTTAGAGTCACTGCGATCATGATGCCAGTGGAACAAATGGGGAGGACTTTGATCAGTGATTTTAGCTCTTCTACTTGTTTAACCGTGCAGAGTCTCCATGGATCTATAGCCAATCCATCACAGTCCAAATCTTTCTCAGGATTTCCAATGACGCATGCTTTGTTCAAAAACCTGTGAAGGGACAGAGATACCTATGACTTCTCGACACTCTAAAGCATAGGGCACCCATATACAGCATCATGATCACtatcataaattcaaattaatgaatGATGACCAAAGAACTTATAGCACTACGAGCACGCATAAAACATATATGATAATATACGATTGTACCGAAGTTTTTCTGTTGGTGCGACAAGCTTTGAGCCCTTGTGATGGTACCATGCAGCATACTCCATTGATGGCAAAGCaaggttcttcttcttccaagcTGCAACTGTTACTTGGGCGAAGCCAGCTACCAAGCTCTTGTTTGCTTTGACTTTAACGTATAGTGAAGAgcccaaaaagaagaagatagttGACAAGAGCATGAACCCCACCGCAACTCCAAAGCCCACAACCCAACCTGCTGCATCTTGAATTGCTACTATGACTAGCACTGAAATCATGATTGAGATTCCAACAGAAGCATAATACCAATTGAAGAAGGTCTGCAATGTACGCTGGTTTTTTGGGTTGGTGGGATTATCAATCTGGTTTGCTCCAAAGGCCAAGGAACATGGTCTAATGCCACCAGCCCCAATGGCCAATAGAGCAAACGATGAAAATAGAAGCAAAAACTGTCCTAGCTTTGGCGATACACAATCTTTCAAATCATCATCAGTTTGGGCACAGTGGGGAGGCCTTGCATGTGGAATAAGGGCTGTTAACCATAACACAATCATTCCCTGAAAGAAGAAATAGTGACAGTCACATGGGAACGCGCTTATTATAGATCAACAACACAGCAATGACTGTTATTGATACTGTAAGCCACAGTCAACAATTTTCAGATTTATCatagcaataaataaataaggtaaaaataaaaatatataaaacttgcTTACAAGAAGGCTGATGACTGTTCCATATGCAATCACACTAAACCGACCTAAGTAAGAATCAGAAATGAAAGCCCCAAGGATGGGCATAAAATATGATATTGCTCCCCACAGAGACAGTATGTAGGCCCCGGAAGCGTTACTCAAGTTGTATTCATTTCGTAAGTACAAGATCATGTTTGCTTGAAGCCCCACCCCTGCAACCTTCTCAAATGTCTCATTTGCTGCATATTCAGTAAGAATTCCACAAAATTCATCAGATGATCCTGTGTTCTCTAAAATCAATTACATAATGTTGTGAATAATGTTGCGAAGATCATTATAATCACACAAACAGAACATGTGCTCGATCAAATTAACATcttttgcatttaaaataaattctagaggactagtaaaaagaaaaaaaaaactagtttaccTATAATAAAAGGCATGGTCCTAAGGCCACCCTTTTTGCTTGCAACCTTTTGGGTTGCTTGCTTTTCATCTACTGCAATCTCCATCCTCTCTTCCCCTGACATGAATTGGCATCAGGCAGTGTATATATAATGAAGAATGACACCTAAAAGATGGAGAGATCCTGTTTTGATGCAGACAACAACTTCATTCGGTGGACAAGAACACCATCTCACACTTACTTCGAAATGTATGAAGTTCTGACTCctgtttgatttttcatgtcCTATATATGACCTGTTCGATTCTTTTGCCTTCTAAaatgaattcttaaaaaaaaaaaagaagattttatgAACGATGTCTTCTGCAGGCATCTTTCTGATACTGCGATGCATCCAATGGTTCAACATTTGTTTTGacatacaaaataaacaaaaagtagTATATATTATTGTCCTAATGAGTTTCTTAATAAATGGATTTATAACACGATTGTAACATGTCTTGAGGCCGACATTTCACACAGAACAATAGCTAGAGATCATGGGACTGATCGAAATTTTGGGAATTGTTTAATGGACTTTATGGACTGAATAATAGAGTGAATATTGGTTGGGAGTTTTTCATGTTTAACATGAACGTCCGTTTGTTTCTAGAAAGtgattcattttaataattgattttatgaaaagtaaattctaaaaacatatattatttttgatatttgttaCTGTCATAagaaatgagttgaaaaatatttttcagtatttgattatatcataaaaaattaactgaaaaataacttattattgttttaattttttcaagtttattaaaaaaataagaaccatatctgatagataaaaaaagttgaagaatgaaattgaaaaaaataatctaatttcataatttttttcaaataaaatatatagcaataaaaaaatagataccaaatctaatagataaaaaaattgaaagaggatgaaattgaaaaagaatttcaatttcataaattatttcaaataaaataaatatcaaaaaaaagaatagggacCAAATCTGAGAGATAAAacatttcaattaagaaaagaataagagaagaataaataataattaaaaaaataagaactaaagttgatataaaaatcaaattctaagggataaaattgaaataataataataaaaaagatacaaaacaaaagatatagcaatcaaaagattgaggatcaaatttgatataatcaataaataataagatatttttgaattttttttataacttttgaaaagtgttttctgtccaaaataaaaggaaaacactttcctgaaaaccaagctaaatttttttttgtctgaaaagtatttttcattgactaacttttttaatagtaaataaatacatgaaaatttaaaaaattatttttaaaatattatttttcatgaaacaaaagGCCGAGAAGAAATTGAGTTTTTCTAGCATGTGGCTACTTGTTTTACTGTATAAGATGGAATAAGAGTTAATTTCCTAATAAATAATTTCCTTATTTAAGGCTCTCaatgtcaattatttttttctattttgtaggACAAGAATAGAGTTGAGTATTTTAAAGAACGCAtctctttttataattgttGGAACCAAGAAAACtcacccaatattttttttatggcaagGGCAAAACCTAGCTAGTTACGATGCATTACCGAGATGTGATTAGATACATATCAGTATGTGCATCCCATCCTCTTTACACCATAATTTAGCTATCACCACAACTACAATTTTCACTTCTTGGAGTAATATTGGCTCGATCGAATTCATATATACAAACATGAAGAGGATTCTCTACCACAGACCTTATAAGagttaggggtgagcaaaaaaataaaaaaacctattaaatcgagaaaaccggaaaaaataaccgaaaaaaccaaacaaaaaaaaaaccgattaaaattttgaaaaaactggccggttcagttcggttttataagcaaaaaaccaaaccgaaccgaaccaaaaccgaaaaaaactggaaaaaaaccaagtaaaccgaaaaaaccgagccaaaccggaaaaaactgagccaaaaccgagaaaccgagccaaactggaaaaaccgagccaaaccggtttgaaccggtttttgccctaaaaaaccgaactgaaccgaaaccggtcggtttgacccggtttcagtttttttttaaaaagatttcggtttgattacttttttttataaaaaccaaaccgaaccgaaccgaaaatgatcaacCCTAACCAGAGTTACTTTTAGGGGCCCTAAAAAAAGGATGATGGTGAAGTTCAAGATCCTATTAAGGACATCAACTTGGGATTGGTCTCTCACTCATGTTCTGTATTTGCGAGCGCATTACTGGAGTAAGCTATAAGAAAAACCTCGTCAGTTTCTGTATAAATTTAAGCACTGGTTTGTGCAGAACTATACCGAAATTCCACGACGGGTAAGAGAATTGTTCAAACACCTTGTTTCCATCAAACCAAAGACTAGACTATTTAAGCAGCCTATGCTTACAATTTGTGCAAAGTTTTTGTAGAAAGAGGGAGGCCAGTcagcaaagaaaagaagattgaaCCGAAACTGTTTGTGgatttcttttctgattttgcAGGTAACATTGACTCTCATCGTAAGTATTAAAATGCAAAGTGGAAGAAAGGAGCTACCTAATCCACCATGTTTCCTAGTTCAACGGAGACGACGCGTGGAACCACATGTTGTCAGTGATGGTGGAGTGTGGTATACACGCCGTCACTGTTCTGGTGGTATTTTGGTTGATTCTGGCAGATTCATCTGTTCTTGAAGGTGGATTTTGGAGCTTGGATTGATTTTATTAGTCTTCATGTGTTGATGTGTTTATTGTGTGTTTGATTGTGATGTAACTTGTAAATGTGATTGAAGGATGTGTgagtaaaatagtaaaaaaagatgTGTGTGAtgcatgaattttaatttttggcaTGTGTTagaatatatatcataaaaattaaaaaaatatcacaacatatttttattaaatctttgtttttttgcaaattgCATCATGgccaaaaatcctaaaaaatattggaacatgtcttaaaattaagaaaacatctaaaaaaaatatgtttgaatgtttaaatatataaaaagtattgcatgaattttagtttgtaaaatttcaaaggattttagtctacatttcaaaaatattaaaaatttatttttagcaagaaaatatatcattcatttttattataaggataaaaaaaatctacaaaaaggttaatattcaaaatattattagggataataatttattattattcatttttaatataaagataaaaaacatgtatgagGTCaatattcacttttaatataagaataaaaaacatgtatgagataaatttaaaaacgtCTCGAAATAATGTTTTGAACTATAAATCAAGCTTAGAACTCGAATTGCAAATTTTTATAGTTCTAGAAATCCATCCTTATAAGAATCCAATCATTTAGCTGGATTTCTTTTTATCCCTTGTAGTCTTGGCAGCCTCAGTGCCGAATAACCTTTTTGCATCATTGAATGAATTAAGTTGTAAGTCAATTTTATACCTTTCATTTGCATCAGACACCATCATTTCTAAGCATTGatataatctaattttaatgtagacattaaccttaaaattaagattataatgATAAAGAAGATTCAAATAATAAGCTGTTGGATGTAAAGGTTTGTAAAATTGAAGTTCTCATCTTGcattaataatatttcatataggtatataactacaaaataataataagaatattaacattaatattaacattaaattaaattaaataatataaaattaaaataaataatatttaaattttgtgtCTTGAAGGGCAAActaatatttatattgtatataaaaaaaataaatgcactcTTTTgtctcaaatcatttttttattggcaaatgtattctatggaaaaaaaaatcctatggGATTAAAAGCTTTTAGTAACAATTTTTATATACAGATAGTGAGTACTATTTTTTCACCAACATAAACCACTTATTTTTCCGTTTTGGAAagcaaaaaatgaaagagaaaattgTAGAGATCCTCTGAGTCCAAATCTATTAGATGGATACGGTGGTCCTCCAATTGCAGACTTTGGGCTGATGCAGACTTGTTATTTACCTTTCCTATATCTCAGTATTATTTTCCCTTTTTGCTTTCCATGTGCTTCAAGGGATGAAGAAAATTGGTTGCTGAAAATGGTCAAGGAGTTCATTATGGGGAAATGCCAGTGCAAGATCTCCCTGTTCAGGATTTATAGGACTGGGGAATGGTCAAAGGTTCCATAAGGGTTGGGAGGATGGTGAAACCGTCCACAATGCTTTACCTTTCTACACATTTTAGCTTTCATTGCTTTGTAGCTGCTCCAGTATGTGAAGTACATCCTGACCTGGTACTGCTTAGAACAGGTTTGGATTTTGCCTTATTAGGTAGATAGCATAGAATTTCTTGTGTTCATGTGTCAATTTGCTCTTACTTAGCTCATCTTCTAATTAGGGTTGCAGTGGTCATGTTGATCATATATGATTTTAAACACTCCATATGCTGACTGAATTTACTGTGAATGATTGTTAACTTATTTATCTTCTGTAAATCCTTTTCTTCTTACAGGGAAAGGGTATAAGTTGCACAGTCCAAGTGTGAGATATTTGGCTTCTTTGTCGATTTATATGATTCTTCCAACACAACAAAGTGCTGAGCTTTCCCTGAATTAGCAGTTAAATATGCAAGATATCCCCCAAAGAAAATCCGTTGGAAAAAGTGAACCAAGATTGGCCGATCGAGATGCTGATGGGGAGTATATGACTGCTTTACCTGATCAACCCTCCACATCCAAAATGGTAAACTTCTATGACTGAAAGCTTGAATTTTCTATTCAATTGCTTGAAGCATGCATTATCTCGCTATGGTCAAGGATTTGGTGCTATAGCCCATTTAAGTGTGAGAGAAGGAAAGTCACATGGAAAATGTTTGAAAGTCCCTTTTCCAATATAAGTAGAAGAGCGTAAAACCAGTTAAAGCATTGAGCATTCCCAATTTAGCCAGGTCATCTGCAATGCCACCTTGAGCAGCCCTTCGAAGGATTTCATCTCATTTGATAACTCTTGGCATTTAAAGGAAGATGTTTCTGGGTAATATCAGTGTACCCATAGATTTGGTAATAGTGAGCTGATGCTATCAGTTAACCAGAAACACCTAATTGCTGATAGAATAACCTATTAGATTCTTGGTACTTGCATTTTTCCTTTAACTCGTATTAATGGGGTTTGATAGGCTTGTTCTTTCAGATGATCataaagatattatattttttaattgcccAGTTTGGTTCGTATGCTAGAATCTTGCTTTTACATGGAACACATCCTGATATAGGTGATGATAATGACTTTCCAGGTTTTATAACTTTCCAGAATGTTCATGAAAATGTTATTGATAAGATGAAGAATGAAAGGTTCGGGTGACCTGTTGAACCAGATATACTAGTAGTCTACTGAACAGAGCAGATGTATAATATCTTCTATGGAATAAATAATTAGCTCCTTCATTGTTTTATACAaattaccaaattaaaatttgcaGTTATATTGTTCTGAAATAATTACCATGCATATGTTGACACTTCTTTGATTGAGGCTTTCTCAAGTAAAGTAAACGTTTTCCATAGAATTGCTTCTGATGACTTTCCTGTGGAAATTAAGCATCATTTTCATACAGACCATGAGGTCTTACTATATCACAATAGGTGTACATGTCCAATGCTTAACTTTTCTTATGTTTTGAGAGCTTGCAGCCTAAAACTTGACCATTATAGACATAATTCACATTACTTGCTCGCCTGGTGGGTTTCTAGCAGACACTAGAGAAGTGAGGCATGCTCTAGACATGTGCTGATGGGATTTCATCTGCTGGCCTGGTTTCAGAATCTGCTCTTCCACCTCTTTCACTTCTGCTGTTATCCGCAAATTTTAAGCTTGCTTGATGTAGGcctttctccttctcctccgTACTCCATTCTGACAAATAGTACTCTTCCTCTGTAGCAACTGTTTTAGATGATGGACCACAAAACATTCCACCCCATTGTGggaaatatacaaaacaaattggAAAAGTGCAGCATATAATCATGACACCCATGTGCGTTATCCCTGTTTCTTTTGAGTATTTGGatcctttgaaaaaaattagctGAGTTAGAACTGCACCCAGATTTCCACCACCTCCAGTTATACCAGATATTAGCCCTAATGACCtgaaaataagatataagaATGGAATCAGGAGAATTTTCATAGAAAATGATATGCATTTAATTAACCTGTACAAGCAGATCCATGGATGTTGCTAGTAGAGATGgaaattcaataaacatgatGGTACTGGTATTATTAGAAGTCAACCAATGTTCACTCTCCTGTCTAGTTCCATGCAGTACATGCTGTGCAAAATCCAAGAAAACCAAataataacacaaaataaagGGACATATAACATGGTTTAACAAAGCCTACTCCACAAAACTTCACTATCAAATATTGGGTTTACAAGAACAAATTAATCACATACAAACACCTCAGTACCCAAAACCCGAATTACACCAAAAAAATTACTCACAAGAAAGTACCAAACTAATTCTTTTGGATAAAGGTTTCGACTACTGCTCTACTTTTTGGTTGCCACCACACACCATCTCTATTGGATGCACACATAAACTAGCCACTACATATGCTATTTATACTAGCAACAAGGTTCTTCtttaggaaaataatttttttttattagaaaactaCTTCAAGTCTAGCTTCAACAAGAAAAGTCCTTTTCCTAAACAAAATGCATCAACACATTCCATTCTTGTTCAGACAACTTGGTAGACAGATCTAACGAGTTCAAGCATCAACGTTGTTTTGAAGGGAAGTCAACTGTTTTTTGACAACATCAATGACAACATGCTGATATCAGCACAACATTTGAGCTGTTAATTTAGTAGGAAAAAGTGTTTGGTTTCAACTGTCTTGAATCTTGTGAACCAAAAGTCTGCATATTGGAATAAGTGAGAATGActatttgtaattaaattaGCCGGGTGGTTATTAGTCAGTGACTAGTTAGGTTTTTGTGGTGGTCAAGATATGTAGTCCTTTGTAGTGTTGGGAATATGACAGGGAAAAGTTTAGCTAATAAAACCAGTCTCCCCTCTGGTGAGAGTAGTGGGAGTCGGGTTGGAGGTGTGAGTGATGGAAATAATTATCTAGCTTGTTTCCAATCATGTTCATTGTTTATTAAGGCATGTGGACTGTATAGGTACATCACAGGAGAAAAGGAGACCAGCAGCTGGTGACTCACTATTTGATCAATGGGAGTTAGAAAACTCTCTAGTCATGTCTTTGCTCATCAACTCCATACAAATTTTGATTGCTTATGGTTATCTTTTATTAGATTCTTCTTTAAAAATCTGGAATGTTGCTTGCTAAATGTACTGAGCAATGATCTACACTTTTAtgagttataaaaaaagattcatgAAACCAAGCAATGTGATATGTTTGTAGCTCAATACTTTATTGAACTAAGTAGTTTGTGGCAGGAGTTTGACTTCTACTAGGATTTCTAGGCTGATTGTCCTAGTAATGCGGTAAAGTTTCAAAAACTAATTGACAAGGAATGTGTTTATGACTCTCTAGATGGGTTAAACATTAAATATGACAAGATTAAAGTTCAAGTTTTAGTGAGAGAACCTTTCCCTTCCTTGAGGCAAACATATC
This window contains:
- the LOC112323509 gene encoding uncharacterized protein LOC112323509 isoform X3, translating into MVKGSIRVGRMVKPSTMLYLSTHFSFHCFVAAPVCEVHPDLVLLRTGKGYKLHSPSVRYLASLSIYMILPTQQNADGEYMTALPDQPSTSKMSLQPKT
- the LOC112323509 gene encoding uncharacterized protein LOC112323509 isoform X1, with product MVKGSIRVGRMVKPSTMLYLSTHFSFHCFVAAPVCEVHPDLVLLRTGKGYKLHSPSVRYLASLSIYMILPTQQNADGEYMTALPDQPSTSKMIILVLTSMEEILPSRDKRHHPKG
- the LOC112323509 gene encoding uncharacterized protein LOC112323509 isoform X4 — protein: MVKGSIRVGRMVKPSTMLYLSTHFSFHCFVAAPVCEVHPDLVLLRTGKGYKLHSPSVRYLASLSIYMILPTQQNADGEYMTALPDQPSTSKMPKT
- the LOC112323509 gene encoding uncharacterized protein LOC112323509 isoform X2; the protein is MVKGSIRVGRMVKPSTMLYLSTHFSFHCFVAAPVCEVHPDLVLLRTGKGYKLHSPSVRYLASLSIYMILPTQQNADGEYMTALPDQPSTSKMDCLNQARSQE
- the LOC7484422 gene encoding protein NRT1/ PTR FAMILY 1.1, producing the protein MSGEERMEIAVDEKQATQKVASKKGGLRTMPFIIANETFEKVAGVGLQANMILYLRNEYNLSNASGAYILSLWGAISYFMPILGAFISDSYLGRFSVIAYGTVISLLGMIVLWLTALIPHARPPHCAQTDDDLKDCVSPKLGQFLLLFSSFALLAIGAGGIRPCSLAFGANQIDNPTNPKNQRTLQTFFNWYYASVGISIMISVLVIVAIQDAAGWVVGFGVAVGFMLLSTIFFFLGSSLYVKVKANKSLVAGFAQVTVAAWKKKNLALPSMEYAAWYHHKGSKLVAPTEKLRFLNKACVIGNPEKDLDCDGLAIDPWRLCTVKQVEELKSLIKVLPICSTGIMIAVTLNQHAFPVLQATTMDRHFIGNQKLPAGSYGVFTILALTIWVAVYDRLLVPLLAKFTNRPQGLSNKQRMGIGIVISCIATATAGAVENKRRATALRQGLADHPRDVVDMSANWLIPQYCLVGLGEAFSAVGQIDFFYSQFPKTMTSIAVALFSLGMAVGNLVASLIIGIVDDVTRRGGKVSWVSDNLNKGHYDYYYWLLSLLSLVNFFYYLLCSWAFGSEDREEYDDGEAIEEVEMHPSVGSPIRHIGV